A region of uncultured Desulfobacter sp. DNA encodes the following proteins:
- the ptsP gene encoding phosphoenolpyruvate--protein phosphotransferase — MNKIATNQIVLRGISGSPGICIGKAYLVDREGVNLVKRYPISPDMIPNEIDRFKTAVEKAKKDHAKAIDSIGDDLSENLNILETHMVLFKDKMLYGKTIETIRNDHVNAEWALRRVSRRICRMFDQINDPYLRARGNDIIQVSDKIMNYLVGGADLRISELNRRVILVAHDLSPADTSQIQLERIKGFVTDRGGKDSHTSIVAKSLKIPSVIGLGNATANIKNDAILIVDGIAGIIIINPDEDTLFRYEDKMARFEAFQAAIEREIHLPAITADGIPINLLANIELVEEVVSAKDNKADGIGLFRTEFLCLDLNCFPTEDQMLQKYVELVELMQPAPVTIRTLDINGDKFNPYIDPVEEANPALGLRGIRFCLENEDFFISQIKAILRAAAFGNIKLLIPMISCVEEIIRVKSCIDKAVIKLESEDKIFNKDVPLGIMIEVPSAVMMARELAGYVDFFSIGTNDLIQYSMATDRRNSRVAHLYQALNPAVLKMIRLLVDAAREENIELFMCGEMAGDVINLPVLLGLGLTNLSMNSGAIPVVKKMVRSINVSKARKDVQVILGFQTVQEIVDYIQKEYTDLLPYKDNEE; from the coding sequence ATGAATAAAATCGCTACAAACCAGATTGTTCTCCGGGGGATAAGCGGCTCTCCCGGTATCTGTATTGGAAAGGCTTATCTTGTTGACCGGGAAGGTGTCAATCTTGTTAAACGCTATCCCATAAGTCCGGATATGATTCCCAATGAAATAGACCGTTTTAAAACAGCAGTGGAGAAGGCCAAAAAAGATCATGCAAAGGCCATTGATTCTATAGGGGATGATTTAAGTGAAAATCTGAATATCCTTGAAACCCACATGGTATTGTTCAAGGATAAGATGCTTTACGGCAAAACCATTGAAACCATCCGCAATGACCATGTCAATGCGGAGTGGGCGCTTCGCCGGGTATCCAGGCGTATCTGCCGGATGTTTGATCAAATCAATGATCCCTATCTCCGGGCCCGGGGCAATGATATTATCCAGGTTTCAGACAAGATAATGAATTACCTGGTGGGCGGGGCGGACCTTCGGATCAGCGAGCTAAACAGGCGCGTCATTCTTGTTGCCCACGATCTTTCCCCGGCAGATACCAGTCAGATCCAGCTTGAACGTATCAAGGGATTTGTAACAGATAGGGGAGGGAAGGATTCCCATACCAGTATTGTGGCCAAATCCCTTAAAATTCCGTCTGTTATAGGGCTCGGTAATGCCACGGCAAATATAAAAAATGACGCTATCCTCATAGTGGACGGAATTGCCGGGATTATTATTATTAATCCGGATGAAGACACTTTGTTCCGGTATGAAGATAAGATGGCACGGTTTGAAGCCTTCCAGGCCGCCATTGAACGGGAAATCCATCTGCCTGCAATCACTGCCGACGGAATACCCATTAATCTTCTTGCCAATATTGAGCTTGTGGAAGAGGTGGTGTCTGCCAAAGACAATAAGGCTGACGGTATCGGACTGTTTCGAACGGAGTTTTTATGTCTGGATTTAAACTGTTTTCCCACCGAGGACCAAATGCTGCAGAAATATGTGGAACTGGTGGAATTGATGCAGCCGGCCCCGGTGACCATCCGCACCTTGGATATTAACGGTGACAAGTTTAATCCATATATTGATCCGGTGGAAGAGGCGAATCCCGCATTGGGTTTGAGAGGTATCCGCTTTTGTCTGGAGAATGAGGACTTTTTTATTTCCCAGATCAAAGCTATTTTACGGGCTGCGGCGTTTGGAAACATAAAGCTTTTGATCCCTATGATTTCATGTGTTGAGGAAATTATTCGGGTCAAGTCGTGTATTGACAAGGCCGTTATCAAACTTGAGTCCGAAGACAAAATCTTTAACAAAGATGTACCTCTGGGTATTATGATTGAGGTGCCTTCAGCCGTGATGATGGCCCGGGAACTGGCCGGATACGTAGATTTTTTTAGTATCGGCACCAATGACCTGATTCAGTACTCCATGGCTACGGACCGACGCAACAGCAGAGTGGCGCATCTTTACCAGGCATTAAATCCTGCGGTATTGAAAATGATCCGCCTCTTGGTGGATGCCGCAAGAGAAGAAAATATTGAATTGTTCATGTGTGGTGAAATGGCAGGGGATGTCATTAACCTGCCTGTACTTCTTGGTCTGGGGTTGACCAATCTGTCGATGAACTCCGGTGCCATTCCGGTCGTAAAAAAAATGGTCCGGTCAATAAATGTGTCAAAAGCAAGGAAGGATGTACAGGTTATTCTTGGTTTTCAGACAGTTCAGGAAATTGTCGATTATATTCAAAAGGAATACACCGATCTCCTGCCTTACAAGGATAATGAAGAATAA
- a CDS encoding HPr family phosphocarrier protein, protein MDFEFQYAVSLHTTVVNALGMHARPAAVIAGLAQDAGGDVWLSDGKSVVDASSIIDILSLCAGTGTKMFIFIEKKEDLALADQIKNFFDVGFGENE, encoded by the coding sequence ATGGATTTTGAGTTTCAATACGCAGTGTCCCTGCATACAACTGTGGTTAATGCTTTGGGAATGCATGCACGGCCTGCCGCTGTAATTGCAGGGTTGGCCCAGGACGCCGGAGGCGACGTATGGTTGTCGGATGGAAAAAGCGTTGTGGATGCTTCAAGCATTATAGATATTTTGTCCCTGTGCGCGGGGACAGGAACAAAGATGTTCATTTTCATAGAAAAAAAAGAAGATTTAGCCCTGGCAGATCAGATTAAAAATTTTTTTGATGTCGGATTTGGGGAAAATGAATAA
- a CDS encoding TIGR00730 family Rossman fold protein, protein MKTPRPIQYPIDDFKSGESWRLFKIMGEFVEGIDGLHDLGPAVSIFGSARTVKGHPDYETARKTAACFAAGGYAVITGGGPGIMEAANLGASEQNQESVGLRIALPFEEKGNPYMTRSLDFHYFFIRKVMFVKYAQAYIIMPGGLGTMDEMFETLTLVQTRRIRKMPIILMNKNFWAGLLDWIKTSLGANGLISPGDMDLFSVIDTPEQALEIVNNFYKRH, encoded by the coding sequence ATGAAAACACCACGGCCGATCCAATACCCCATTGATGATTTTAAATCCGGTGAATCATGGCGCTTGTTTAAAATAATGGGCGAATTTGTTGAAGGCATAGACGGGCTTCATGATTTAGGCCCAGCAGTATCCATTTTCGGTTCAGCGAGGACGGTCAAGGGGCACCCTGATTATGAAACAGCCAGAAAAACAGCCGCCTGTTTTGCAGCCGGAGGGTATGCAGTCATTACAGGTGGAGGTCCGGGTATCATGGAAGCGGCAAACTTAGGTGCATCAGAACAGAACCAGGAGTCCGTAGGGTTAAGAATAGCCCTGCCCTTTGAAGAAAAGGGCAACCCTTATATGACCCGGTCTTTAGACTTTCATTACTTTTTTATCCGCAAGGTTATGTTTGTAAAATATGCCCAGGCCTATATCATTATGCCCGGAGGACTGGGCACCATGGATGAAATGTTTGAAACCTTGACCCTAGTTCAGACCCGGCGTATCCGCAAAATGCCGATTATTTTAATGAATAAAAATTTCTGGGCCGGACTGCTGGACTGGATTAAAACTTCACTTGGGGCAAATGGATTAATTTCGCCCGGGGATATGGATTTATTTTCAGTGATTGACACCCCGGAACAGGCTCTGGAAATAGTAAATAACTTTTACAAACGGCATTAA
- a CDS encoding class I adenylate cyclase, with product MDDITPGFDRLTFDEYWKGLNDEKRINLVLQAPGFPVYLGFLPILNSVFSTHYSLREAGRKSLDQMTSAIRKSTEALQENTPLIQAQSQAFQGAALIYCRIFGQMAFTDKSVLIHALMNIGSIGAFFAFKALYLERVSSDVIKKCLKDLDDRLCLVFADQYLQADPALRLRFAKLFRYALAGVTQRQAVTWYYADLFDRGRDVDPFLNNIDASLRDPFLIEGDELLSPDPQVRIAGLKAISMMRSRVPLHVFKNVLTKEPVKKVRMAVYSLIENSSLGQYPELFELVFLLFQKAQTNEAVSAFNALVVTGKYPFHTVMDMVRKTYPAIIPIIHLEISELSRLSFFAVQDIALNKGEYEGENYEVNLACIFGMIKKRPERVVRILKENIEIFSAERTRKEVDRLMVKTQNLLLKERQNIVAPFKDIHTEVPEKKFRPTFLKSILKDPVQKKLEDLRHRIVPQDLNFNKVVMRDLDLSGMDLTRSTLDMTHAQVINTSLTGVHVAGGVCRNTLFYNMNLDKAEFEQTCFDHAIFVNVSAQNATFNQCSFQNASFYNCNLNGSDMSDALFIGAMISKCSFNETNLTCAVFAHASISGLSFANACLHMADFTNTRARFCRFATHTAVDLRTQGLNFNAREYQLGFNDLPRIDPRVASEINVLIFCEFCHIGQSKFFKQNKLSLLAAFDIFKPEQADFFQLLPLLIHENIEMPETGKIESSTPCGVADYLPSAETERVGRKYLGSPNVIIRRHPEPLVLAVYSMGSVGSLAQTAESDIDYWVCIDEKQLGCQGTELLRRKLDSLEHMALERFKIHVTFFLVDIFKARDNDFGGSTHESSGSAQARLLKEEFYRTMIHVAGRLPLWTALPTSISMNYYDVILDCINRLPGTKRYIDLGDIHALSRNEYFGASVWQMFKWLKSPFKSVIKMALLEKYINTYGREPMLCNEYKNEWMNSGTHLKLGQNDSYIIMLNTLIQFYTMLQDFRSIKLLLTCFFLKLGITKQSELDLSVFGLRRILLERCLREWGWSQEKVFEIGRFRTWPYAAIHRLSLTIEQYMITRYKDLKNRFRDNDELIISDQDRMVLERKVDIQFQDKPGKIKKMLLVSSGDRHFSRLYLKYLSVPGKVYGQWELIHKSSGQQEEESILTAGSVEEIGAWLIQNHLYTDRTFLSMAPNATQVSHDSIEKLFRAMHDFLTPELTKPVSFDALRKRPLVTTVFVSVNFYAQRPSGPISDFTLVYLNSWDEMFLRTARLKVPVAEFELVKKQICTELGVRQLPERTVFHVPRRGSIMV from the coding sequence ATGGATGACATTACCCCTGGATTTGATCGTTTGACCTTTGATGAGTATTGGAAGGGTCTTAACGACGAGAAGCGCATAAATCTGGTTCTTCAAGCCCCCGGATTCCCGGTCTATCTGGGTTTTCTGCCTATTTTAAACAGTGTTTTTTCAACCCATTACTCGTTAAGGGAAGCAGGAAGAAAAAGCCTGGATCAGATGACGTCTGCCATCCGGAAGAGCACTGAGGCACTGCAGGAAAATACGCCGTTAATACAGGCGCAGTCCCAGGCTTTTCAGGGTGCAGCCCTGATTTATTGTAGAATTTTTGGGCAAATGGCCTTTACAGATAAAAGTGTCCTTATCCATGCCTTGATGAACATCGGCAGTATCGGTGCTTTTTTTGCCTTTAAAGCCCTTTACCTGGAGCGGGTTTCTTCGGATGTAATAAAAAAATGCCTCAAAGATCTGGATGACCGTCTTTGTCTGGTTTTTGCCGATCAGTATCTCCAGGCAGATCCTGCCCTCCGTCTTCGTTTTGCAAAGCTGTTTCGGTATGCCCTTGCCGGTGTCACCCAGCGCCAGGCCGTAACCTGGTATTATGCCGACCTGTTTGACCGGGGGCGGGATGTTGATCCTTTTTTGAATAATATTGACGCCTCATTGCGCGATCCTTTTCTTATTGAGGGTGATGAGCTTTTGTCCCCGGATCCCCAGGTGCGGATTGCCGGACTTAAAGCCATCTCAATGATGCGGTCAAGGGTTCCTTTACATGTTTTTAAAAATGTTTTGACCAAAGAACCCGTAAAAAAGGTCCGGATGGCCGTGTACAGCCTGATTGAAAACTCATCCCTGGGGCAATATCCGGAACTGTTCGAACTTGTGTTTCTGCTGTTTCAAAAGGCCCAGACAAATGAAGCGGTCAGTGCTTTTAATGCCCTTGTCGTGACCGGAAAATATCCCTTTCACACAGTCATGGACATGGTGCGAAAGACTTATCCAGCCATCATACCCATCATCCATCTGGAAATCTCAGAGCTGTCCAGGCTTTCCTTTTTTGCGGTCCAGGACATTGCCCTGAACAAAGGAGAGTACGAGGGTGAAAATTATGAAGTCAACCTGGCATGCATTTTTGGAATGATTAAAAAACGTCCGGAAAGGGTGGTCAGGATTTTAAAAGAGAACATAGAGATTTTCAGCGCGGAGCGGACCAGGAAAGAAGTGGACCGGCTCATGGTAAAAACCCAGAATCTGTTGCTCAAGGAACGTCAGAACATTGTTGCTCCTTTTAAGGATATCCACACGGAAGTGCCCGAAAAAAAATTCAGACCCACCTTTTTAAAGTCCATTCTCAAGGATCCGGTCCAGAAGAAGCTGGAGGACTTAAGGCACAGAATTGTTCCCCAGGACTTAAATTTTAACAAGGTCGTTATGCGGGATCTGGATTTGTCCGGGATGGATCTGACTCGATCCACCCTTGATATGACCCATGCCCAGGTTATAAATACATCCCTGACAGGCGTTCATGTGGCCGGCGGTGTTTGCCGTAACACCCTTTTCTATAACATGAATCTGGATAAAGCCGAGTTTGAGCAGACCTGTTTTGATCATGCCATCTTTGTCAACGTGTCTGCCCAAAATGCAACTTTCAATCAATGCAGTTTCCAAAACGCCTCTTTTTATAATTGTAACCTGAACGGGTCGGACATGAGCGATGCTCTGTTCATTGGCGCTATGATCTCAAAATGTTCGTTTAATGAAACCAACCTGACCTGTGCTGTTTTTGCACATGCAAGTATATCCGGTCTTTCCTTTGCCAATGCCTGTCTTCACATGGCGGACTTTACAAATACCAGGGCCAGATTCTGCCGGTTTGCCACCCATACAGCCGTTGATCTGCGTACCCAGGGCTTGAATTTCAATGCCAGGGAATACCAGTTAGGCTTTAATGACCTGCCACGGATTGATCCCAGGGTGGCCAGCGAAATTAATGTGCTCATTTTCTGCGAGTTTTGCCATATTGGTCAGTCAAAGTTTTTTAAGCAAAATAAACTGAGTCTTCTGGCTGCTTTTGATATTTTCAAGCCTGAACAGGCAGATTTTTTTCAGCTTCTGCCTTTACTGATTCATGAAAACATTGAAATGCCGGAAACCGGCAAAATTGAGTCATCCACGCCCTGCGGTGTGGCAGATTATCTGCCGTCAGCAGAGACGGAGCGGGTCGGGCGCAAGTATCTGGGCAGTCCCAATGTCATTATCCGCCGGCATCCGGAACCCCTGGTACTTGCGGTATATTCCATGGGAAGTGTGGGGTCTTTGGCCCAGACCGCAGAGTCTGACATTGATTACTGGGTCTGTATCGATGAAAAGCAGCTGGGCTGTCAGGGCACCGAGCTTTTGCGACGGAAACTTGATTCATTGGAACATATGGCCCTTGAACGGTTTAAAATCCATGTCACCTTTTTTCTTGTGGATATTTTTAAAGCCCGTGATAATGATTTTGGCGGTTCCACCCATGAGAGTTCGGGATCTGCCCAGGCCCGACTGCTCAAGGAGGAGTTTTACCGGACCATGATTCATGTGGCCGGCAGACTGCCCCTGTGGACGGCACTGCCCACAAGTATCAGCATGAATTATTATGATGTGATTCTTGACTGCATCAATCGCTTGCCAGGCACAAAACGGTATATTGATCTTGGTGATATACACGCCCTATCCCGGAATGAATATTTTGGAGCGTCTGTCTGGCAGATGTTTAAATGGCTGAAAAGCCCTTTTAAATCAGTTATCAAAATGGCGCTGTTAGAGAAGTACATCAACACCTATGGCCGGGAGCCCATGCTGTGCAATGAGTATAAAAATGAATGGATGAATTCCGGGACTCACCTGAAACTGGGGCAGAATGATTCTTATATCATTATGCTTAACACCCTGATCCAGTTTTACACAATGTTACAGGATTTTCGTTCCATAAAACTGCTGCTCACCTGTTTTTTTCTTAAATTGGGAATCACAAAACAGTCGGAACTGGATCTCAGCGTTTTTGGCCTGCGGCGCATTCTTTTGGAAAGATGCCTGCGGGAATGGGGGTGGTCCCAGGAAAAGGTGTTTGAAATCGGCCGATTCAGAACCTGGCCCTATGCCGCTATCCACCGCCTGTCCCTGACCATTGAACAGTATATGATAACACGGTACAAAGACCTTAAAAACAGATTCAGGGACAATGACGAATTAATCATCTCGGACCAGGATCGCATGGTTCTTGAGCGCAAGGTGGATATCCAGTTCCAGGACAAGCCGGGTAAGATAAAAAAAATGCTTCTGGTTTCAAGCGGAGATCGTCATTTTTCAAGGCTTTATCTAAAATATTTGTCCGTGCCGGGAAAAGTATACGGTCAGTGGGAACTGATCCATAAATCGTCAGGACAGCAGGAGGAAGAGTCCATACTCACGGCAGGTTCTGTGGAAGAGATCGGGGCCTGGCTGATTCAAAACCACCTTTATACGGACCGCACTTTTCTCTCCATGGCGCCTAATGCCACACAAGTTTCCCACGACAGCATTGAAAAACTTTTCAGAGCCATGCATGATTTCTTAACCCCTGAATTAACAAAACCCGTCAGTTTTGACGCATTAAGAAAGAGACCCCTCGTTACAACTGTGTTTGTTTCCGTTAATTTTTACGCCCAAAGGCCCAGTGGTCCCATTTCAGATTTTACACTGGTCTATCTCAATTCCTGGGATGAGATGTTTCTGCGCACTGCAAGACTGAAAGTGCCGGTGGCGGAGTTTGAGCTGGTCAAAAAACAGATCTGCACAGAGCTTGGCGTAAGACAGTTACCCGAAAGGACGGTTTTTCATGTCCCGAGAAGAGGCTCCATTATGGTTTAA
- the parE gene encoding DNA topoisomerase IV subunit B, with amino-acid sequence MNLFDGRIQAKPTEQGYDARSIEVLKGLDPVKRRPGMYTDTSSPDHLAFEVIDNSVDEAIAGFATRIDVTLTRDNRIIVSDNGRGMPVDIHPQEGISGVELIMTKLHAGAKFSTKDYAFSGGLHGVGVSVVNALSIHLNIEICRGRKRYTIEFQKGYKTKDLEEAGTATSNGTTLGFQPDPAYFDTDQFNTEAIRAALKSKAVLCRGLTTTFTLEQTGEKDTWHYNQGLDQYLQEMISSARTIFPEPFTGSVGNDDFQAAWAVNWGQEDTLDLEESYVNLIPTKLGGTHVNGFRSGLLESVKEFCKFRNLLPKGVFLTPEDIWQNVGYVLSVKLVEAQFSSQTKERLSSRHCAGLVNLQVRDAFSLWLNQNVALGEALALAAIENARNRERKRKKVSLKTRTSGASLPAKLSDCTSDDQRERELFFVEGDSAGGSAKQARDRRFQAIMPLRGKILNTWDSSSSTILESKEIRDISQVLGVIPGSKDISKLRYNKLCILADADSDGLHIATLLCALFLKHFPEVVRQGHVFVAMPPLYRIDMGKEVFYALDDSERNAIIKRLSRRKNSSKINIQRFKGLGEMNPSQLRETTIAPDSRRLVQLTITDEEGIKQQKNNPPQNNDDCSAPPPENQYDTGSPAADDSWPSKKDDVFQVMDMLLSKKRARDRKHWIETHGVIKEI; translated from the coding sequence ATGAACTTATTTGACGGCAGAATACAGGCTAAACCCACGGAGCAAGGGTATGACGCCCGGTCCATAGAGGTTCTCAAAGGCCTTGACCCGGTCAAGCGCAGGCCCGGCATGTACACGGACACATCAAGTCCGGACCACCTGGCCTTCGAGGTTATTGACAACAGTGTGGATGAAGCCATTGCAGGCTTTGCCACACGTATTGATGTCACCCTGACCCGGGACAACCGGATTATTGTATCTGACAACGGTCGGGGAATGCCCGTGGACATTCATCCCCAGGAAGGTATTTCCGGCGTTGAACTGATCATGACCAAACTGCATGCGGGCGCCAAGTTTTCTACCAAGGATTATGCTTTTTCAGGCGGGCTTCACGGGGTAGGCGTGTCTGTGGTCAATGCCCTGTCCATTCATCTGAACATTGAAATCTGCCGGGGCCGCAAACGTTACACCATTGAATTTCAGAAAGGTTATAAGACAAAAGACCTGGAAGAGGCCGGCACCGCCACCAGCAACGGGACCACGCTGGGATTTCAACCCGACCCAGCCTATTTTGATACAGATCAATTCAATACGGAAGCCATCCGTGCCGCACTTAAATCCAAGGCAGTTCTGTGCCGGGGACTGACCACAACCTTTACCCTTGAACAGACCGGCGAAAAGGATACCTGGCACTACAACCAGGGCCTGGATCAATATCTTCAGGAGATGATCAGCAGTGCAAGGACCATTTTTCCGGAACCGTTCACGGGATCTGTCGGCAATGATGACTTCCAGGCTGCATGGGCTGTGAACTGGGGTCAGGAAGATACTCTGGACCTTGAGGAGAGCTATGTCAACCTCATTCCCACAAAACTTGGGGGCACCCATGTCAACGGGTTCCGATCCGGTTTGTTGGAATCGGTCAAAGAGTTCTGCAAATTTCGAAATCTTTTGCCCAAAGGCGTTTTCCTTACCCCCGAGGATATCTGGCAGAATGTGGGATATGTGCTGTCTGTCAAACTTGTGGAAGCCCAGTTTTCAAGCCAGACCAAAGAACGTCTTTCATCACGCCACTGTGCAGGCCTGGTGAATCTTCAGGTCCGGGACGCATTCAGCCTGTGGCTGAACCAGAACGTGGCCCTGGGTGAAGCCCTGGCCCTGGCCGCCATTGAAAATGCCAGAAACCGTGAGAGAAAACGCAAAAAAGTGTCCTTGAAAACCCGGACCAGCGGAGCCTCTTTGCCGGCCAAACTGTCAGACTGCACCAGTGACGACCAAAGGGAGCGGGAGCTCTTTTTTGTGGAGGGCGACTCGGCCGGAGGCTCTGCCAAACAGGCCAGAGACAGGCGCTTCCAGGCCATCATGCCCCTGCGGGGCAAAATCCTGAATACCTGGGATTCAAGCTCTTCAACCATACTTGAATCCAAGGAGATCCGTGACATTTCCCAGGTATTAGGCGTTATCCCCGGATCAAAGGATATTTCAAAACTGCGGTACAACAAATTATGCATTCTGGCCGATGCGGACTCTGACGGCCTGCATATTGCCACCCTTTTGTGCGCTCTTTTTCTGAAACACTTTCCGGAAGTTGTCCGGCAGGGCCATGTCTTTGTGGCCATGCCCCCCCTTTACCGTATAGACATGGGAAAAGAGGTGTTTTACGCCCTTGATGACTCAGAAAGAAATGCGATTATCAAACGGCTGAGTCGCAGGAAAAATTCGTCAAAAATAAATATCCAGCGTTTCAAAGGATTGGGTGAGATGAACCCGTCCCAGCTTCGGGAAACCACCATTGCCCCGGACTCCCGCCGTCTGGTCCAGCTGACAATCACGGATGAAGAAGGCATAAAACAACAAAAAAATAACCCACCCCAGAACAATGACGATTGCTCTGCCCCCCCACCTGAGAACCAATATGATACCGGCTCTCCGGCAGCCGATGATTCCTGGCCATCTAAAAAGGATGATGTGTTCCAGGTCATGGACATGCTGTTGAGCAAAAAAAGAGCCAGGGACCGCAAACACTGGATTGAAACCCACGGAGTAATCAAAGAGATTTAA
- the parC gene encoding DNA topoisomerase IV subunit A, with protein MIQPPSSSTEEFERLPFQEFTQNAYLNYSMYVILDRALPHIGDGLKPVQRRIIYSMSQLGLSSTAKFKKSARTVGDVLGKFHPHGDTACYEAMVLMAQPFSLRHPLVDGQGNWGDPNDPKSFAAMRYTESRLSKYAKLLLDELDQGTVDWTPNFDGTLEEPSLMPARLPNILLNGTTGIAVGMATSIPPHNLREVAKALIHLIENEHADIKELCKFIKGPDFPTQAEIITSPEEICDIYEKGSGRVKMRARYIIEDGELVFTALPYHASTEKIYEQIAAQISAKKLPMVSDLRDESDHQDPTRLVVIPRTNRVDLNALADHLFATTELEKSFPVNMNMIGLNGRPRVKNLKETLDEWLCFRKATIEKKLRFRLEKIVSRLHILEGFKTVYLNLDQVIEIIRRADDPAKELMNTFGLTEIQVKAILEIRLRQLARMEEIKITAEMAGLSKEKEVLDDLLNSPDAFKAFMIQEIEEDARNFGDKRRSPIKERKDAEAFCLTDVLEVEPVTVILSTNGWIRAAKGHDIDPENVKFKTGDDLLCHLRTYSDKPIVLIDTSGRAFTLLAHALPSARGNGEPVTGHLTLAPDTTIFTMFAAEDEDLFLTGADNGYGFIIKFSDFLTHFKNGKAVITLSDNDQPVAPLPIPDINSDSVAAVTTGGRMLIFPLNQLPHLKKGKGNKIIHIPASGKGQNQPEKLKLLKILPLNSNLVIHSGKHLLRLTPGNQQDYTNTRGRRGKLLPRGYRNVDDIEIIPIQSATDDTDS; from the coding sequence ATGATCCAACCGCCGTCTTCCAGTACTGAGGAATTTGAACGTCTGCCCTTCCAGGAGTTTACCCAAAACGCCTATTTGAACTATTCCATGTATGTTATCCTGGACCGGGCTTTGCCCCATATTGGCGACGGGCTCAAACCGGTCCAGCGCAGAATCATATACTCCATGAGCCAGCTGGGGCTCTCCTCCACGGCCAAATTCAAGAAATCAGCCCGAACCGTGGGCGATGTGCTGGGTAAATTTCATCCCCACGGAGATACAGCCTGCTATGAGGCCATGGTCCTCATGGCCCAGCCCTTTTCTTTACGCCACCCCCTGGTGGACGGACAGGGCAACTGGGGCGACCCCAACGACCCGAAATCCTTTGCCGCCATGCGGTATACGGAATCCAGGCTATCCAAATATGCCAAACTTCTTCTGGACGAACTGGATCAGGGTACGGTGGACTGGACTCCCAACTTTGACGGCACCCTGGAGGAACCATCCCTGATGCCGGCCCGTCTGCCCAATATTCTGCTCAACGGCACCACCGGCATTGCCGTGGGCATGGCCACCTCCATCCCGCCGCACAATTTAAGGGAAGTGGCAAAGGCACTAATCCATCTCATTGAAAATGAACATGCCGACATAAAAGAGCTATGTAAATTTATTAAAGGACCGGATTTCCCCACCCAGGCCGAAATCATAACGTCTCCAGAAGAGATCTGCGACATCTATGAAAAGGGCAGTGGGCGTGTAAAAATGAGGGCTCGGTACATTATAGAAGACGGAGAACTGGTATTCACGGCCCTTCCCTATCATGCATCCACAGAAAAAATTTATGAGCAGATTGCAGCCCAGATCAGTGCCAAAAAGCTACCCATGGTATCTGATCTGCGCGATGAGTCCGACCACCAGGATCCCACGCGACTTGTGGTGATTCCCCGGACCAACCGTGTGGATCTCAACGCCCTGGCAGATCACCTTTTTGCCACCACAGAACTTGAAAAATCTTTTCCGGTCAACATGAACATGATCGGTCTCAACGGCCGTCCCAGGGTAAAAAACCTTAAAGAGACCCTGGATGAATGGCTCTGTTTCAGGAAAGCAACCATTGAAAAAAAACTTCGGTTCCGCCTGGAAAAAATTGTCAGCCGCCTGCATATCCTTGAAGGGTTCAAAACCGTTTACCTCAACCTTGACCAGGTCATTGAAATCATCCGCAGGGCAGACGACCCTGCAAAAGAATTGATGAACACCTTTGGCCTGACCGAAATTCAGGTGAAAGCCATTCTGGAAATCCGGTTACGTCAGCTTGCCCGAATGGAAGAGATCAAAATCACCGCAGAGATGGCCGGGCTTTCCAAAGAAAAGGAGGTCCTGGACGATCTTTTAAACTCGCCCGATGCGTTTAAGGCGTTCATGATTCAGGAGATTGAAGAAGATGCCCGAAACTTTGGAGACAAACGCAGATCCCCCATCAAAGAACGTAAGGATGCCGAAGCATTCTGCCTTACGGATGTTCTTGAGGTAGAGCCTGTAACTGTTATTCTTTCGACCAATGGATGGATACGGGCAGCCAAGGGCCATGATATAGATCCTGAAAATGTAAAATTCAAAACCGGGGATGATCTGCTGTGCCATCTGCGCACCTACTCGGACAAACCCATTGTGCTCATCGACACTTCGGGGCGGGCCTTTACCCTTCTTGCACACGCCCTGCCCTCGGCCCGGGGAAACGGAGAGCCTGTCACAGGGCATCTCACCCTTGCCCCGGACACCACCATCTTCACCATGTTTGCCGCCGAAGACGAGGATCTGTTTCTCACCGGTGCAGACAACGGGTATGGCTTTATCATCAAGTTCAGTGATTTTTTAACCCATTTCAAAAACGGCAAAGCTGTCATCACGTTATCCGACAATGACCAGCCCGTGGCGCCGCTTCCCATACCGGATATCAATTCTGATAGCGTTGCCGCAGTCACCACCGGGGGCAGGATGCTGATCTTCCCGCTCAACCAGTTGCCGCATCTGAAAAAGGGCAAAGGCAATAAAATAATTCACATTCCGGCCTCGGGAAAAGGCCAAAATCAGCCTGAAAAGCTTAAGCTTCTAAAAATATTGCCTTTAAATTCAAATCTTGTTATACATTCAGGAAAACATCTTTTGCGGCTGACACCAGGCAATCAGCAGGATTACACAAACACAAGGGGACGAAGGGGGAAGCTGCTTCCCCGTGGATACAGAAACGTTGATGACATTGAGATTATCCCTATCCAGTCGGCGACAGATGATACGGATTCATGA